A portion of the Polaribacter cellanae genome contains these proteins:
- a CDS encoding NHLP leader peptide family RiPP precursor produces the protein MELTKEQKLFQTVVQKAWEDTAFKQELINNPIEAIENLTGKRVKLPEGKTVVVRDQTDTSVVYINIPAEPNMDDMELTEEQLEIVAGGGNPGVIIQASTASDPLNGMVEG, from the coding sequence ATGGAACTTACAAAAGAACAAAAATTATTTCAAACCGTTGTACAAAAAGCTTGGGAAGACACTGCTTTTAAACAAGAACTAATTAACAACCCTATAGAAGCAATTGAAAATTTAACAGGAAAGCGAGTAAAATTACCAGAAGGTAAAACTGTTGTGGTACGAGATCAAACAGATACTTCCGTTGTTTACATCAATATTCCTGCTGAACCTAATATGGATGATATGGAATTAACAGAAGAGCAATTAGAAATTGTTGCTGGTGGTGGTAATCCAGGTGTAATTATACAAGCTTCAACTGCTTCTGATCCATTGAATGGAATGGTAGAAGGCTAG